Proteins from a genomic interval of Burkholderiales bacterium:
- a CDS encoding KUP/HAK/KT family potassium transporter: MSVSAHGPKAVAALTLAALGVVYGDIGTSPLYAFKEAFGGTHALPVNPHNVYAVLSMMVWAITLVVAVKYVTFMLRFDHRGEGGVLALLTFALDAAGSRRRFHAAVVMLGATAASLFYGDAIITPAISVLSAVEGLSVATPRFEHWVIPIAIVLLVSLFMVQRRGTARIGRIFGPVMILWFLTLAGLGLASVLKTPEVLQAVDPRYAIDFAAHRPGLALLALGAVFLCVTGAEALYADMGHFGKIPIRIAWYGLVFPSLLLNYFGQGALVLRTPAAAKNPFYLLAPEPLLLPLVVLATCATIIASQATISAAYSVTQQASRLNFLPRLRVLHTSDTAQGQIYVPLVNYLMLVGVVSLVIGFGSSSALAGAYGIAVNGDMIISSILLAVVLFTRKGRTKWGILAALVVFLSIEATFLTSNGTKIDDGGWFPLALASVIFTVLTTWRKGVELLQARRAVQPEARADIVRVGLSAAVRVPRTGVFFSSRRTGYPSAFLHNLKHNMVVHEKTVFVCIEFANVPYIDDDERLDIERLDDSKWRVIAQFGFREDPDVAMIIRLAGLRGLRIDADTASFFTSKGELVSVTQPRGFGLRRKLFAWMLQNSPTVADYLRLPPDRVVELRTQVAV; the protein is encoded by the coding sequence CACGCGCTGCCGGTCAACCCGCACAACGTGTATGCCGTGCTGTCGATGATGGTGTGGGCGATCACGCTCGTCGTCGCGGTCAAGTACGTGACGTTCATGCTGCGCTTCGACCATCGCGGCGAAGGCGGGGTGCTGGCGCTGCTCACCTTCGCCCTCGATGCCGCCGGCAGCCGCCGGCGCTTCCATGCCGCCGTCGTAATGCTGGGCGCGACCGCGGCGTCGCTTTTCTACGGCGACGCGATCATCACTCCGGCGATCTCGGTGCTGTCGGCGGTGGAAGGGCTGTCGGTCGCGACGCCGCGATTCGAGCACTGGGTGATCCCCATCGCGATCGTGCTGCTGGTGTCGCTGTTCATGGTCCAGCGCCGCGGCACCGCGCGCATCGGGCGCATCTTCGGGCCGGTGATGATCCTGTGGTTTCTCACGCTCGCCGGGCTCGGTCTCGCCAGCGTGCTGAAGACGCCCGAGGTGCTGCAAGCCGTCGATCCGCGCTACGCGATCGATTTCGCCGCGCATCGGCCGGGCCTCGCGCTGCTCGCGCTCGGGGCGGTGTTCCTGTGCGTGACCGGCGCGGAAGCGCTGTATGCCGACATGGGGCACTTCGGCAAGATACCGATCCGCATCGCGTGGTACGGCCTCGTCTTCCCGTCGCTCCTCCTCAACTACTTCGGGCAGGGCGCGCTCGTGCTGAGGACGCCCGCGGCCGCCAAGAACCCGTTCTACCTGCTCGCGCCCGAGCCGCTGCTGCTGCCGCTGGTCGTGCTCGCGACGTGCGCGACGATCATCGCTTCGCAGGCGACGATCTCCGCGGCGTATTCGGTGACCCAGCAGGCGTCTCGCCTCAACTTCCTGCCTCGCTTACGCGTGCTGCACACCTCCGACACCGCGCAGGGCCAGATCTACGTGCCGCTGGTGAACTACCTGATGCTCGTCGGCGTGGTGTCGCTGGTCATCGGCTTCGGCTCGTCGAGCGCGCTCGCCGGCGCGTACGGCATCGCGGTCAACGGCGACATGATCATCAGCTCGATCCTGCTCGCGGTGGTGCTGTTCACGCGCAAGGGCCGCACGAAGTGGGGCATCCTCGCCGCGCTCGTCGTGTTCCTCTCGATCGAAGCGACCTTCCTCACCTCCAACGGCACCAAGATCGACGACGGCGGCTGGTTCCCGCTCGCGCTCGCGAGCGTGATCTTCACGGTGCTCACGACGTGGCGTAAAGGCGTCGAGCTCCTCCAGGCGCGCCGCGCGGTGCAGCCCGAGGCGCGCGCCGACATCGTCCGCGTGGGCCTGTCCGCGGCGGTGCGGGTGCCGCGCACCGGCGTCTTCTTCAGCTCGCGCCGCACCGGTTATCCCAGCGCATTCCTGCACAACCTGAAGCACAACATGGTCGTGCACGAGAAGACGGTGTTCGTGTGCATCGAGTTCGCGAACGTGCCGTACATCGACGACGACGAGCGGCTCGACATCGAGCGCCTCGACGACAGCAAGTGGCGCGTGATCGCGCAGTTCGGCTTCCGCGAGGATCCCGACGTCGCGATGATCATCCGGCTCGCGGGGCTGCGCGGCCTGCGCATCGACGCCGACACCGCCTCGTTCTTCACGAGCAAGGGCGAGCTCGTATCGGTCACCCAGCCGCGCGGCTTCGGCCTGCGGCGCAAGCTCTTCGCGTGGATGCTCCAGAACTCGCCGACGGTGGCGGATTACCTGCGCCTGCCGCCGGACAGAGTCGTCGAGCTACGCACTCAGGTCGCCGTCTGA
- a CDS encoding DUF4387 domain-containing protein, with protein sequence MTKLSDLASTVRSKNAGVNQITFDIIFPNAESYRRVLESGAITKGSVADLFRIPQSRISDFVAFDVANAIKFTLYRLRPSGSPGDWDILGCQQYGPLLELQIPD encoded by the coding sequence ATGACCAAGCTCTCCGACCTCGCTTCCACCGTCCGCAGCAAGAACGCGGGCGTGAACCAGATCACCTTCGACATCATCTTCCCGAACGCCGAGAGCTACCGGCGCGTGCTCGAGAGCGGCGCGATCACGAAAGGGTCGGTCGCCGATCTCTTCCGCATCCCGCAGTCGCGCATCTCCGACTTCGTCGCCTTCGACGTCGCCAACGCGATCAAATTCACCCTCTACCGCCTGCGCCCCAGCGGCAGCCCGGGCGACTGGGACATCCTCGGCTGCCAGCAGTACGGCCCGCTGCTCGAGCTCCAAATCCCCGACTAG
- a CDS encoding EAL domain-containing protein — MPEAIRVLHLEDNPSDAALIQAKLRADIRSCDIEWVQGEADFAAALARSDFDLVLSDFNLTGYNGMEALELAQSERPEAPVILLSGELTEEEAIACVNRGATDYVFKDRLERLVPAVTRALRESAERRRRLQAEAALRLNERRLQLALEASETAVWELDVESGALQFSRGPEPLLGFSADELPATIDGWTKLVHPHDSHHVADAIAHVLSGESPKLRIEYRIRSKQGSSRWLQTVGGVVQSAGGKPVRISGTHRDITDLKDYQAELEFRANHDWLTGLANRNVLADRIDHSVAIAERSRRGFGLLYLDLDGFKAVNDTLGHGAGDQLLQAVVGRLKSCVRDSDTVARLGGDEFAVVLHDIAQTAAAGTVAHKVLQEVSKPFEIAGREVRVSASIGVAIYPTDGTSRETLLANADTAMYRAKQSGRNQVIFYTAELGADAQARLELESDLRKAVQNDELELHYQPRVDFSTGAITAIEALVRWRRPGHGLVTPARFLPIAEGNGLIVPIGEWVLRTACAQMKRWRDAGHTASRVAVNLSARQLRQPDLAEKISAILREIGLESRYLELEIPEEATDDPGSHKMIEALTALGVAHTIDDFGTSFASLAYLKRSAVDVLKIDRSFVRGLPDNADDAGIVRSIIAIGHSLDIAVVAEGVETEGQRRFLEAHGCDGMQGYLHSRPGPVEDMDIERRVPTST, encoded by the coding sequence ATGCCTGAGGCCATCAGGGTCCTGCACCTCGAGGACAATCCCTCCGACGCCGCGCTGATCCAGGCCAAGCTGCGCGCCGATATCCGCTCGTGCGACATCGAGTGGGTGCAGGGGGAAGCCGATTTCGCGGCGGCGCTCGCGCGCTCCGATTTCGACCTGGTGCTGAGCGACTTCAACCTCACCGGCTACAACGGCATGGAGGCGCTCGAGCTCGCGCAGAGCGAGCGGCCCGAAGCGCCGGTGATCCTGCTCTCGGGCGAGCTGACCGAGGAGGAAGCGATCGCGTGCGTGAATCGCGGCGCGACCGATTACGTCTTCAAGGACCGGCTCGAGCGCCTCGTCCCGGCGGTGACGCGCGCGCTGCGCGAATCGGCCGAACGGCGCAGGCGCCTGCAGGCCGAAGCCGCGCTGCGCCTGAACGAGCGGCGGCTGCAGCTCGCGCTCGAAGCGAGCGAGACCGCGGTGTGGGAGCTCGACGTCGAATCCGGCGCGCTCCAGTTCTCGCGCGGGCCCGAGCCCTTGCTCGGCTTTTCCGCCGACGAGCTGCCTGCGACGATCGACGGCTGGACGAAGCTCGTGCACCCGCACGACTCGCACCACGTCGCCGATGCGATCGCGCACGTGCTCTCGGGCGAGAGCCCGAAGCTGCGCATCGAGTACCGCATCCGCTCCAAGCAGGGCTCGTCGCGCTGGCTGCAGACCGTGGGCGGCGTGGTGCAGTCGGCGGGCGGCAAGCCCGTGCGGATTTCGGGCACGCATCGGGACATCACCGATCTCAAGGATTACCAGGCCGAGCTCGAGTTCCGCGCCAATCACGACTGGCTCACCGGACTCGCCAACCGTAACGTGCTCGCCGACCGCATCGATCATTCGGTCGCGATCGCGGAGCGCTCGCGGCGCGGCTTCGGGCTGCTGTATCTCGACCTCGACGGATTCAAGGCGGTGAACGACACGCTCGGCCACGGCGCGGGCGATCAGCTCCTGCAGGCGGTCGTCGGCCGCCTGAAGAGCTGCGTGCGCGACTCGGACACCGTCGCGCGCCTCGGCGGCGACGAGTTCGCGGTCGTGCTGCACGACATCGCGCAGACCGCCGCCGCGGGCACGGTCGCGCACAAGGTGCTGCAGGAGGTGTCGAAGCCGTTCGAGATCGCGGGCCGCGAAGTGCGCGTGTCGGCGAGCATCGGCGTCGCGATCTATCCGACCGACGGCACCAGTCGCGAAACCCTGCTCGCCAACGCCGACACCGCGATGTATCGCGCGAAGCAGAGCGGCCGCAACCAGGTGATCTTCTATACCGCTGAGCTCGGCGCCGACGCGCAGGCGCGGCTGGAGCTCGAATCCGACCTGCGCAAGGCGGTCCAGAACGACGAGCTCGAGCTGCACTACCAGCCGCGCGTGGACTTCTCCACCGGCGCGATCACCGCGATCGAAGCGCTGGTGCGCTGGCGCAGGCCCGGCCACGGGCTCGTCACGCCCGCGCGCTTCCTGCCGATCGCCGAGGGCAACGGCCTCATCGTGCCGATCGGCGAATGGGTGCTGCGCACCGCGTGCGCGCAGATGAAGCGCTGGCGCGACGCGGGCCACACCGCCTCGCGCGTCGCGGTCAACCTCTCGGCGCGCCAGCTGAGGCAGCCCGATCTCGCGGAGAAGATATCCGCGATCCTCCGGGAGATCGGTCTAGAAAGCCGCTATCTCGAGCTCGAGATACCGGAGGAAGCGACCGACGACCCGGGCTCGCACAAGATGATCGAAGCGCTCACCGCGCTCGGCGTCGCGCACACCATCGACGATTTCGGGACGAGCTTCGCGTCGCTCGCGTACCTTAAGCGCTCGGCGGTCGACGTGCTCAAGATCGATCGCTCGTTCGTGCGCGGCCTGCCCGACAACGCCGACGACGCCGGCATCGTGCGCTCGATCATCGCGATCGGCCACAGCCTGGACATCGCGGTCGTCGCCGAAGGCGTGGAGACCGAAGGCCAGCGGCGCTTCCTCGAAGCCCACGGCTGCGACGGGATGCAGGGCTACCTCCACTCCCGCCCGGGACCGGTGGAGGACATGGACATCGAGCGCCGCGTGCCGACGTCGACATAG
- a CDS encoding (Fe-S)-binding protein, whose protein sequence is MTTEFTEALRTRAESVLDQCTACGACFDICPMTGPAGLDDQSGEAVTRGVLDLLRGEPGGKAAETWAKACSGSGTCIPKCPHGVNPRFMLTLARVAINRRTDAQAREDKGRADFTKMGRGVRILSHIQLSAEALERVHPRAPQQGTPDVVFYTGCNVLKTPHIVLLCLDILDALGVSYRVMGGPGNCCGVIQFRTADLETSGKIGYRTADRFAETGASKVVSWCPTCQVQLGENVLPGRESRYDYEGFVVFLAEHIDELRPHFKHRVEKRVGLHEHPGVAGISEAAERVLRAIPGLTFVELEQPRVGYMCNTLPAAYKRDLHTSLLEAAAAAGVDTLAGIYHACHRDLCAHERDWPYEVVNFLELVGEAMGIRHEDHFKRLKKLQDAEAVLADVMDLVKTHGLDVEEVRSVITKEMLGEQTLPLKTS, encoded by the coding sequence ATGACGACCGAATTCACAGAAGCGCTGCGCACGCGCGCCGAAAGCGTGCTCGACCAATGCACCGCCTGCGGCGCGTGCTTCGACATCTGTCCGATGACCGGCCCGGCGGGCCTCGATGACCAGAGCGGCGAGGCCGTCACGCGCGGCGTGCTCGACCTGCTGCGCGGCGAGCCGGGCGGCAAAGCGGCCGAGACGTGGGCGAAAGCCTGCTCGGGCAGCGGCACGTGCATCCCGAAATGTCCGCACGGCGTGAACCCGCGCTTCATGCTGACGCTCGCCCGGGTGGCGATCAACCGCCGCACCGACGCGCAGGCGCGCGAAGACAAAGGCCGCGCCGACTTCACCAAGATGGGCCGCGGCGTGCGCATCCTCTCGCACATCCAGCTCTCCGCCGAAGCCCTGGAGCGCGTGCATCCCCGCGCGCCGCAGCAGGGCACGCCGGACGTCGTCTTCTATACCGGCTGCAACGTGCTGAAGACGCCGCACATCGTGCTGCTCTGCCTCGATATCCTCGACGCGCTCGGCGTGTCGTATCGTGTGATGGGCGGCCCGGGCAACTGCTGCGGCGTCATCCAGTTCCGCACGGCCGACCTCGAGACCTCCGGCAAGATCGGCTACCGCACGGCCGACCGCTTCGCCGAGACCGGCGCTTCGAAAGTGGTGTCGTGGTGTCCGACCTGCCAGGTGCAACTCGGCGAGAACGTGCTGCCGGGACGCGAGAGCCGCTACGACTACGAAGGTTTCGTCGTGTTCCTCGCCGAGCACATCGACGAGCTGCGCCCGCACTTCAAACACCGCGTGGAAAAGCGCGTCGGCCTGCACGAGCATCCCGGCGTGGCCGGCATTTCGGAAGCCGCCGAGCGCGTGCTGCGCGCGATCCCCGGCCTCACCTTCGTCGAGCTCGAGCAGCCGCGCGTGGGCTATATGTGCAACACGCTGCCCGCGGCCTACAAGCGCGACCTGCACACGAGCCTGCTCGAGGCCGCTGCGGCCGCCGGCGTCGACACGCTGGCGGGCATCTACCACGCGTGCCACCGCGACCTCTGCGCGCACGAGCGCGACTGGCCTTACGAGGTGGTGAACTTCCTCGAGCTCGTCGGCGAGGCGATGGGCATACGGCACGAGGACCACTTCAAACGCCTGAAGAAGCTCCAGGACGCGGAAGCCGTGCTTGCCGACGTGATGGACCTGGTGAAGACCCACGGCCTCGACGTCGAGGAAGTGCGCAGCGTGATCACGAAAGAGATGCTCGGAGAGCAGACGCTTCCGCTGAAAACGTCCTAG
- a CDS encoding DUF2971 domain-containing protein → MGSAALLRPPRGGFIRLYHFTTADYAIQAISLRRLKVARFSDLNDPFELEAVNFREARTRRIVRAFKDQYGERTGLLSFSADWTNPLLWSHYSAKHQGICLGFNVMESEVEHVRYEDVRIRDAFRDGDPGSLSEDLQQQLLCTKYSGWSYEDEWRRFIPLDDTTKQGRFQFFGFDATIELAEVILGTQCSADVLQVAELATKLHPTVDAVLRGRLMHKDFKIVPDEFNPAWFAPEYRSALVPN, encoded by the coding sequence ATGGGAAGTGCCGCGTTGCTACGGCCTCCGCGAGGAGGTTTCATTCGCCTGTATCACTTTACTACGGCGGACTACGCGATTCAGGCCATCAGCTTGCGTAGGTTGAAGGTAGCGAGGTTCTCCGACCTTAATGACCCTTTCGAACTCGAGGCGGTGAACTTTCGTGAAGCACGAACAAGGCGCATCGTGCGGGCCTTCAAGGATCAATATGGGGAGAGAACGGGACTACTTTCGTTCAGTGCCGATTGGACGAATCCTCTACTATGGAGTCACTACTCGGCGAAACATCAGGGAATTTGCCTCGGGTTCAATGTCATGGAAAGCGAGGTAGAGCACGTGCGCTACGAAGACGTACGTATTCGAGATGCCTTCAGAGATGGAGACCCAGGAAGTCTAAGCGAAGATTTGCAGCAGCAACTACTCTGCACGAAGTACAGCGGCTGGAGTTATGAGGATGAATGGAGACGTTTTATTCCGCTTGATGATACAACGAAGCAAGGACGCTTTCAGTTCTTCGGCTTTGACGCAACGATCGAACTAGCGGAAGTTATATTGGGTACTCAGTGTTCGGCCGATGTGCTGCAAGTCGCAGAGCTCGCAACTAAGCTACACCCTACCGTAGACGCCGTCCTGAGAGGGCGGCTCATGCATAAAGATTTCAAGATCGTCCCAGACGAATTTAATCCGGCTTGGTTTGCCCCTGAGTATCGCTCAGCTCTCGTCCCCAACTAA